A single Cygnus atratus isolate AKBS03 ecotype Queensland, Australia chromosome 11, CAtr_DNAZoo_HiC_assembly, whole genome shotgun sequence DNA region contains:
- the TMC3 gene encoding transmembrane channel-like protein 3, which produces MAAAPGAAAVKTAKSCKKYQTVKRHASIYTYQEPPHSNSDEDISEDKADNHDPEQIFQNIQYQKEVMSNIRCRPWPMRQKLRALRQAKEIVLKYEGRLTRTRGYQAAGAELWRKFLRLAYNFVVIFIPWEMRIKKIESHFGSGVASYFIFLRWLFGINIVLTIMTGAFVVLPELLAGAPFGSTVSKTIPKERIASAQDLDTIWSLGGYLQYSVLFYGYYGRDRKIGKAGYRLPLAYFLVGMAVFAYSFIILLKKMAKNSRMSLASASDENYTFCWRLFCAWDYLIGNPEAAESKAAAIVNSIREAILEEQEKKKTKNLAVTISLRIIANILVLLSLAGSIYIIYFVVDRSQRLEHAKKELTLWEKNEVSVVVSLITMIAPSAFELVAALEMYHPRTTLRFQLARVLVLYLGNLYSLIIALLDKVNIMSDTGSKVNNNASNSTAFLATKTFSKEDNLSTTIPYVQIVSSSIVTSEESHTQSLTVPDSQVNKTASYNTQNPQDQCWETYVGQEMLKLSIIDMIFTVASILLIDFFRGLCVRYLSDCWCWDLESKFPEYGEFKIAENVLHLVYNQGMIWMGAFFSPCLPAFNVLKLIGLMYLRSWAVLTCNVPHQQVFRASRSNNFYLAMLLFMLFLCMLPTIFAIARYKPSLNCGPFSGQEKIYDIVSETIQNDFPTWFNTVITYISSPVVVLPALLLLFMLIYYLQSIARSLKFTNNQLRMKIQTERTEDKKKVVQMAVARIQNLGGNDKRPDQESDLISQESSVRSSTPRKNGSVLNFESPVSKGTRIQTISQSVPQTVPSTDVARPVNANPTTSTSLTSAPSVSSVQKSRNNHTANRYPSVVHGSASELCKTKPYTPMTFKKHMEDVHSEPLFRKSIRQANSDALGAGAPVFVGRRPHATRYIIVNENESRKKSSRFTSRLQRQFRMEEPGDVIELYPRNVRRYVVRTPHRVYSPHPSEEEEEEEELRRHYMNRSHRPRSLSDLRPAPRFYVGEHADSHVLMSKDLAKVHYKSWDDGFELDLDRPPYAYKKVHLKNVEADQHCPEPHMKPKSKHKLEQSLTESDSVSVESSSDPQNSSNDQYIQVIHSKEKYLKPGSKLTKKKSKNSIDLNMSEPNELVCSNV; this is translated from the exons atggcagcagctccaggtgctgctgcagtaaAAACTGCAAAGTCCTGCAAAAAGTACCAGACAGTGAAGCGGCACGCCAGCATCTACACCTACCAGGAGCCACCCCACAG CAACTCAGATGAGGATATCAGTGAGGATAAGGCTGACAACCATGACCCCGAGCAGATCTTTCAGAACATTCAGTACCAGAAGGAGGTCATGTCCAACATCCGCTGCAGGCCGTGGCCGATGAGGCAGAAGCTGCGGGCGCTCAG ACAGGCAAAGGAGATTGTGCTGAAGTATGAAGGGAGGCTCACTAGAACAAGAGGCTACCAAGCTGCTGGTGCAGAG ctttggAGGAAGTTTCTTCGACTTGCATATAATTTTGTGGTCATCTTTATTCCTTgggaaatgagaataaaaaaaattgaga GTCATTTTGGGTCTGGAGTTGCCTCTTATTTCATCTTCTTGAGATGGCTATTTGGAATCAATATTGTACTTACCATAATGACAGGAGCATTTGTAGTCTTACCAGAG ctgctggccGGAGCGCCCTTTGGCAGCACAGTCAGCAAGACCATTCCCAAGGAGCGCATCGCCTCTGCTCAAGATCTGGACACCATCTGGTCACTGGGG ggctaCCTCCAGTACTCCGTTCTGTTTTACGGTTACTATGGTCGGGACAGGAAGATCGGGAAAGCAGGATACCGGCTGCCCCTCGCCTACTTCCTCGTGGGAATGGCAGTGTTTGCTTACAGCTTCATCATTCTCTTAAAGAA aATGGCGAAGAACTCAAGAATGAGTTTAGCAAGTGCCTCTGATGAAAATTACACTTTCTGTTGGAGACTGTTCTGTGCCTGGGACTATTTAATAGGAAATCCCgaggctgcagagagcaaagctGCTGCCATAGTTAACAGCATTCGG GAAGCTATAttggaggagcaggagaagaagaaaaccaaaaacct ggcaGTCACTATAAGCTTAAGGATTATTGCAAACATCCTTGTGCTTCTCTCACTTGCTGGAAGTATTTACATCATTTATTTTGTCGTGGATCGATCCCAAAGGTTAGAGCATGCCAAAAAGGAATTGactctttgggaaaaaaatgag gTAAGCGTAGTTGTGTCACTGATTACCATGATTGCACCCTCTGCTTTTGAACTTGTGGCAGCTCTAGAGATGTATCATCCAAGAACCACACTTCGCTTTCAGCTGGCCAG aGTTCTTGTTCTGTATCTGGGAAATCTCTACAGTTTAATCATTGCTCTCCTGGATAAAGTGAATATCATGAGTGACACT ggcTCCAAAGTTAACAACAATGCAAGTAATTCTACTGCCTTCCTAGCAACCAAAACTTTTTCTAAAGAAGACAATTTATCTACAACTATTCCTTATGTACAAATTGTGAGTAGCAGCATTGTCACATCGGAAGAGTCTCACACTCAAAGCTTGACAGTCCCTGACTCACAGGTTAACAAAACAGCTTCCTATAATACCCAGAATCCACAGGATCAGTGCTGGGAGACCTATGTTGGCCAA GAGATGCTAAAGCTGTCAATCATCGACATGATTTTCACAGTTGCAAGCATCCTGCTAATTGATTTTTTCCGTGGACTGTGTGTCCGATATTTAAGCGATTGTTGGTGCTGGGATCTAGAAAGCAAGTTT CCAGAATATGGAGAATTCAAAATTGCAGAGAATGTACTGCATTTGGTCTACAATCAAGGAATGATCTG GATGGGAGCCTTCTTTTCACCTTGCTTACCAGCATTCAATGTTCTCAAGTTGATTGGACTCATGTACctgaggagctgggctgtgttAACGTGTAATGTACCACATCAGCAGGTTTTCAGAGCCTCTCG ATCCAATAATTTCTACTTGGCCATGTTGCTGTTCATGTTGTTTTTATGCATGCTACCAACAATTTTTGCTATTGCCCGATATAAACCATCTTTAAACTGTGGTCCCTTCAG cggacaagaaaaaatatatgatattgtttctgaaacaattcaaaatgattttcccACATGGTTCAACACAGTAATTACTTATATCAGCAGTCCTGTGGTGGTCCTCCCTGCACTCCTACTTCTatt CATGCTTATCTATTACCTACAAAGTATTGCAAGATCCTTGAAATTCACCAACAATCAGCTAAGAATGAAGATCCAAACA GAAAGAactgaagacaagaaaaaggTGGTTCAGATGGCAGTGG cCAGAATCCAGAATCTGGGTGGGAATGACAAGAGACCAGACCAAGAAAGTGATCTTATCAGTCAAGAATCTTCTGTTCGGTCCTCAACGCCCCGGAAGAATGGCAGTGTCCTGAACTTTGAATCTCCTGTGAGCAAAGGCACCAGAATACAAACCATTTCCCAGTCTGTGCCCCAAACTGTGCCCTCAACTGATGTTGCAAGACCTGTCAATGCAAATCCCACAACTTCAACTTCTTTAACGTCAGCTCCCTCAGTATCAAGTGTACAGAAATCAAGAAACAATCATACCGCTAACAG GTACCCAAGTGTTGTGCATGGGAGCGCAAGTGAGCTCTGTAAAACAAAGCCCTACACACCAATGACTTTCAAAAAGCATATGGAAGATGTTCATTCTGAGCCTCTCTTTAGAAAAAGCATCCGGCAGGCAAATTCAGATGCTCTTGGGGCGGGGGCTCCTGTTTTTGTGGGACGCAGACCACATGCTACCAGATACATTATTGTTAATGAAAATGAGTCCCGCAAAAAATCGTCCCGTTTTACCTCCCGACTCCAAAGGCAATTCCGAATGGAAGAACCAGGAGATGTTATTGAGTTGTATCCACGCAACGTTAGAAGATATGTGGTTCGCACACCACACCGGGTGTATTCTCCTCATCCcagtgaagaggaggaggaagaagaggaactTAGGAGACACTACATGAACAGATCCCACCGCCCTCGTTCACTGTCTGATCTTCGTCCGGCACCAAGATTTTACGTTGGGGAGCATGCTGATAGCCATGTTCTTATGAGCAAGGATCTAGCCAAAGTGCATTACAAATCCTGGGATGATGGTTTCGAGCTAGACCTGGACAGACCTCCATATGCTTACAAGAAAGTGCACCTGAAAAATGTTGAAGCTGACCAGCACTGTCCTGAGCCACATATGAAACCTAAGTCAAAGCATAAGCTGGAGCAATCTCTCACAGAATCTGATTCAGTTTCCGTTGAATCCAGCAGTGATCCGCAGAACAGCAGCAATGACCAATATATCCAGGTCattcacagcaaagaaaagtaCCTGAAACCTGGGTCAAAACTcactaaaaagaaatcaaagaacagTATTGATCTAAATATGTCTGAGCCTAATGAACTGGTATGCTCAAATGTCTGA